A genomic window from Chitinophaga pollutisoli includes:
- a CDS encoding RagB/SusD family nutrient uptake outer membrane protein translates to MRKLTFNIALAGAFLLATGCNKLLDIKDPVNSITTNQVFQNDEQAATALNGLYSYLISGGEFEAAYSLPLGTELYSAGAITMAAAHSADELYHPSLSGQYDFYPEGANKLSLQRLGRTFRIWNTAYKAIFNANALIEGVKASESRELTEAYRKRVLGEALAVRAMTFFYLVNLFENIPLALSIDFNKTQNLPSAKPSEVYQQIIRDLEEASGYLSDNYEGNNNERIRVSKWYVKGMLARVYLFTKNYEAAYRHANDVIGQTALFQLETLNRAFAFDSHEVIFQLKQINIHNGRGNATPEGIAMTGKYMTPMLVNAFEAGDNRKTAWTKAIGGASTSNPAGFSPAKYKIDAFNHEVGGIRSEYYVVMRLAEMHLIRAEANMGRGTANKNNAIDDLNEIRQRAGLGILPYTITDTEVTAAIAQERRIELFAEWGHRWLDLKRTGKASEVLSQIAYKQPWSDHQLLYPIPPDEILRGNQLSQNIGYK, encoded by the coding sequence ATGAGAAAATTAACTTTCAATATAGCCCTGGCAGGGGCGTTTCTGCTGGCCACGGGATGCAATAAACTACTCGACATCAAGGACCCGGTGAATTCCATCACCACCAACCAGGTATTCCAGAACGACGAGCAGGCGGCCACGGCGCTGAACGGCCTTTATTCTTACCTGATCAGCGGAGGAGAGTTCGAGGCGGCATATTCCCTGCCGTTGGGGACGGAGCTCTACAGCGCCGGCGCCATTACGATGGCCGCCGCGCATTCGGCCGACGAGCTGTATCATCCTTCTCTCAGCGGGCAGTATGACTTTTATCCGGAAGGCGCCAACAAACTGAGCCTCCAGCGCCTGGGCCGAACGTTCAGGATCTGGAATACAGCATATAAAGCCATCTTCAATGCCAACGCCCTCATCGAAGGCGTGAAAGCATCCGAATCCAGGGAGTTGACCGAAGCCTACAGGAAACGCGTGCTCGGCGAGGCCCTCGCGGTGAGAGCCATGACTTTCTTTTATTTGGTGAACCTTTTCGAAAACATTCCCCTGGCCTTGTCTATAGATTTCAACAAGACCCAAAACCTCCCTTCCGCCAAACCCAGTGAGGTATACCAACAGATCATCCGCGACCTGGAAGAAGCTTCCGGATACCTGTCGGATAATTATGAAGGCAACAACAACGAGCGCATCCGGGTCAGCAAATGGTACGTGAAAGGGATGCTCGCCCGGGTGTACCTATTCACCAAAAACTACGAAGCGGCTTACCGCCATGCCAACGATGTGATCGGCCAGACGGCGCTGTTTCAGCTCGAGACCCTGAACCGGGCTTTCGCTTTCGACAGCCATGAGGTCATCTTCCAGCTGAAGCAGATCAACATCCATAACGGCCGCGGAAACGCCACGCCGGAAGGCATTGCCATGACCGGCAAATACATGACGCCCATGCTCGTGAACGCTTTCGAAGCCGGGGATAACCGGAAAACGGCCTGGACGAAAGCCATCGGTGGCGCCTCTACCAGCAACCCGGCCGGCTTTTCTCCCGCCAAATACAAAATCGACGCCTTCAATCATGAAGTCGGAGGTATCCGGTCAGAATATTACGTGGTGATGCGGCTCGCGGAAATGCACCTCATCCGCGCCGAAGCGAACATGGGCCGGGGTACCGCCAATAAAAACAACGCCATTGACGATCTGAACGAAATCCGCCAGCGCGCGGGGCTCGGTATCCTGCCTTACACGATTACCGATACCGAAGTAACGGCCGCCATCGCACAGGAACGCCGTATCGAACTGTTCGCCGAATGGGGCCACCGCTGGCTGGACCTGAAAAGAACCGGGAAAGCCTCCGAAGTGTTGAGCCAAATTGCCTATAAACAACCCTGGAGCGACCACCAGCTGCTGTATCCCATCCCGCCGGATGAAATCCTGCGCGGCAACCAGCTGAGCCAGAATATCGGGTACAAATAA